The genomic region AGGGCTCTGAAGAAGCATCTATGCTCAACTGTACTTTGCAGGCAGCAATaaagtgggggaaaaatgtGAATTCAGTCTTCCACAGTGCCAACTGCTTATTAGCAATATCAGTTtaccacagaatggtttgggttggaagggacttcatagatcatccaattccaacccctctgccctAATCTGATGAAAGAGATTATACTGCAAATTATGTTTCCTAAACTTTTAGATCAGTggctgtaaaatatttaattgaattCATGAGTTTCCCTGTCCCCAATAACTTGCGTAAGAGCGATCGGTGTTTCACAGATCTCATTACACCAACAccacagaaatacaaagcaagTTTCATGACCAGCTGCTGTACCAGCACCAACTATCAAAAGAAGTGAAGTTGTATTGAGTGCTGTGTACATAAAACTCTGCCCCAGAAGAGTCTGTGTTGATTTTTCTTGGGAAATAAAGCCTTATTTAGCTTTTACTTCAACTAAAAGTCAACAAAGCAACATATGATCAAATATCTACAAAGAAGAGATTCATCAGTGCTACCATTTACAAACTGTTCTAAGGCAAGTCGTGAGCTTAAATGATCAGCTTCtgacaggaggagggaagaatcCAGATTTTGGGGGAGGACCTTGCTGCTGAAGGTGAGGGGCAGCTTTGAGTCCTACCTCCTCAGGAATCCAGATGATGTACATCTGACAGAAGTATTTGGTTACCGTGCCCTAGGACACCACCTCCTGTGTCTTCCAAGTTCCACAAAAGCTCAGCTGTATGATTTCTACGTGTAAGATGAAACTCTTCTCCCTAACCCTTCCCGCAGCCTTCTGCCTGCACGCAGCAAGCCAAAGGAGAACTTCACTAATtacccagcacagccctgattCTGCAGAGGTGCACAAAAACAGTCACGCACAGAAGCGGACCAACCTCCAACAGGATTAGACAAGCAAACTGCTTGTGCTGACATTTGTtgcttcaatattttcatttttgtaaaacatttgaGATGGAAGAGATGACCGCACAGGACCCCAACAGAGAACTCCTGCCATTCAAGCTGGAACCATGAGCTATTCATTTATATTCCCCaggttttgctgttattttccctctcctgcCAAATTTCCTCAACAAGCGAGCTGGAGAAACATTCTCCTTggaagtggtttttttttggtctttgtcTAGTTGAAGTaggttttaaatgttaaaagtaCTCAAGTtatgaacagattttttaagCAGTAAATAGATCTGTAACCATGACAGAAGTAAATGGAATTAAGAATTAAATATCTGTGCAAGACAGACAAGCCCAAGGCTCGATGCTACAAAGGTTCCACCACAAGCACCATCAAGTCACCATCTCCCCCCATAATAGCTTTGATGTTGTCATGTTTTATGCAGCATTTTCTCACTATGACTGTTGAAACTAGAGGAGTTGGCCACCTGTACTTGTGAGTTTGTTTCTCAGTTGAAGTTCTGTCAGCTGGGATTTTGTCACTGGGGATAGAGCTTAATCTCGTTTTCATAACAGCTTTAAATAAAGCATGAAGAACGGGAAATCTCATTTGTGAGTAAGGGTTGAAATAAATGGCATGCTGAAGTTATGCAAATTATGAGCATGAAGACATTGTTCTTCACAGTGACAGTAAAATGAAGACAATGTTTAGTTCTTTACCCATGAAGTCACAAGACCTTTCCATCTGATCTTATCTGTTAATGCAGTACACAAATAACCAGCACAGATATTTGAGTATTTAAATACTAGctacaaaaaacaccaaacctgTTCATGCTATCATTAAGCACTGAAGTGAAAGCAGACTTGCCAGAGTCTAGAATGTCAGTATAATCAGTTTACATATAAAAGATAAACCCTGAAGTTCTTAAACAGCACACCAGGCTTTATGGGAATCTCTTCATGTTGTGACCCCGCAGCTAGGCATCTAATTAAAGATGTACTCACTTTCAAAGCATCACCATAGCTGAATACTCACAGCTTCTACATCTGAACACTCTGATTTAGGTAGCAAACTTAAGACCCCACCTACTGTTCTCACCCCTCCTTCTCTGTCCAGACTCTCCTCTCTTTGGACTACACCGAGCATCCAATTCCAAGCTGCACAGCGACCACCTGAACAACATAGCAGCTCCTCTTCGTATCACATTTTTAGTTCGTTGAATTGGTGGAGTAAGATAGCATCACCTGAAAGCAAACCATCTCCTCACTTACACACAGAGGAGAGTTCGTTCTGCTATGCTGTCTGGTGGAACAGTGCCATGAATAATAGTAACTAAAGTAGCTAAGAATATACTATCTCTTCTGTAATTCCAAGTTCTGCCAGCGTAGTATCTTTCCCGTAGTTTTAACCAAGAAATTATAAGCATATGTTCTGGGAGTGCCCTGTTAGCTCaagtattttcattacaaaattacTGTTCTGCAGTCCCAATGTATATAGCTGGGAGGAAGCCAGGAAGgcttaggaaatattttcaactaCCTCAGCTTTAATTTAGTATCTCCTGGGACCAAGAGCCTTCTAGTCCAGTGCCTAATTCAGACCTCTGCTGAACAATCAAACCCTAGCATCACTTCCCACAGTTTTAATTATAACAGAGACATACTTAAAAACAATATGGTTTCCTTTCAGCATCTCGATGTCTGGAATTGTGTACTAAGAAAAGAACAGCCTTTGTACTTACGTAGTGTATTCATCATATGACCACTGCTCTCTTGGGATCTGTTATGACTGGCATCTTTGTCAGGGACAGCCTGTTGTGGTATGGCAGACACAGTAGGCTGTGGCTGCAAATACGGCATggacagaggaagagagggCTTCGCTTCCTCGTCTTCAGAATCACTGGAACTATTTTCACTACTGGACGAAGAGGATGAAGAACTTTTAGAGTCAGACGAACTGtcagagctgctcagctggtCCATGATACTGGCTTCTGCCTTTAGCTCTGTGAACGATACAATTTGTTTCTCAGTTAGCAGGCATCATAGTTGAAATataagaaagattaaaaaaaataacaaaaatcaacaacaaaaatcaggtACGTCAGTCAACACATTACAGCAACtcaagaacaaaaacactgcagaaaactccagaacaaagaaaagggTACAAGCAAACATCTAGCCTGTCATGTGGTTGTCTTCCCCCAGAGCTTGggcattttctccctttcaagCCAAGCATTAGAACAAGAGTAACTGTGCACCCAAATGCTAACACCACATTAGCctttaatttctgcagctggcaagtcttctgtattttcctcagCACCCTGAAGATGCCTTTCACTGAGTAAGCACTACAGTTACAATCACACAGATAAGTTAGCAGCAAGACGTCTGGAGCTGCACCCAAAATGCCTCCCAGCAGTTCAGCAGAGCAACCAACGCGCGTGGACATTACGacattttgctgaaaatgcaaagcacacAGGATATCCAAGGGAGCCATTTACAGTTTGCTATTAGGAAAATTTCACCAAATCCTTACTCTCTTTATAgacttgtgaaaaaaataaagctagaacaagagaaagacaagaaatacTGGAAGTTAACACATCAGTCTGACTCAAATTGCATTCTTGGCAAAAAACTCACCTGACTCTAATATTTAGGATGGCATGACTGGTTAGGTTGTGTTGCACAGTATGCATTTCTGATATATAGTAGCTGAAGTGCCACACAGAGAGAGTTATGTTTTGCAGAAACTGGACACAATAATTACACAAAACATGGGTGCTGCTGAGGGAAGAAATCTGAAACAGACCACCGAACCCTGCTGGATTGAGATTTTATACAGCAACTTGAAGAGTTATCCAGAGTGCAGAAGTTCATCATCACACAAAACCGTAGCTACCCAGCCAGTTGCTAAGACAGCCCTACAAGCACTCAGAATACTTCAGGAACAGCTTTGATATAGCAGACATGAAAAGCAAATAGGAGGGGACCTCATCTCGCTTCAAATCTCCCCAATACAGAAGAACAGGTTGAAGATGAAAGTGATCGAGAAGAAAGATTGTTCAGAACTTAATCAAGTGaagaaaggagaacaaaagaaTAAACTTCAACACAAACTTCCATGAAGCCTCCTAATTCTGTGTTATCAAAGGCCAgtctaaaggaaaaaaggtgtTCAGGAAAACTGGAATAGCGTGGCTGTAAGTACAAGGAAAAACTAACCTGATGCcaaggaagaacagaaagtaCAATAAGGCACCATATTGGCCAACTGACTCgaacacaaggaaaaaagaggtaaaaagcTGGAAGCATCCTGCAGCTAGTAAGGGATGTAGAAGAGAACATAAGCTGATAAATCAAGCTAGAAAAGCTAAGGTGAAAATTAGGATGCAGCTAGCACAAAGATCAAGAAGTCACTTCAAAATTAGTTCTAGAGGACTGATCTACCACCCAGCTGGGGCCATAAGCTCATCAAAATGTAACCCAAATCCTATGCACTTAATGcctcttcctccctgctctcACCTGTGACcagtaataaaggaaaaagcttCAAGCAAAAGACTAGCAATTAATACCAAAAACTGAGGAATGGGATCTTTGCCTGGAATTTTGAAAGAACTTAATTCTCAcagaaaacttaaatattttcagtaaggGAAAGAAGGGCTATACATACACCGGAGGACAAATGCAGAATGACCTTCCCCCCGCCCCAGAAAATGAAGATAGTAACAAGTTCAAAGCAGTGTACTTAAACAGGAATAGTCAGTTACACAACCACAGGATGAAGCATGATTAAGCAGGCAACACTTCTGAAGAGCCTGCGAGTTACAGTGGGTCGCTGAGCACAGTCCTGCTGTATCGTGCTGGTGCAGAAATGGCAAGCATTAAACTGGGACGCGATCCTATTTGGTCTTTTCGTATGAAAATACATACTGCCTGTCAAACATTCATCTTACTCGACTCAGCACTGCTAAAACCTTAGATAAAACTAACTCATTTTGGGCGCTACACTTTAAGTTTTTGGACTAGTTGGAAGACAGGAGAGTGACAATGATTCAGGGATCTAGAAAACTTAGCTTCTAAGGAAAGACTGAACCAGCTGGCATCACTTTGCACAAAGAATCAGAAAGCCATAGCAGCTATTGAGCACCTGAAGCACTGcttaaaagcagcagaacaatCTGGCCTATACCTGCATGATTAATATTAAAGTAGCAATGGACTTACTGTCAGATTTCATTTATTAGGAATAACCTGAACTTTAAGGAGAGCAAAACTTGGATTAGATGCCAGAGGGAACACATGATCTGTCACCAGAGAGCTCAAagagcacattaaaaaatatgttagaaatCTGACTTTAGGACAGAATGATGGTCTAGATGACCTTAAAAGGTCCCTATCAGCCCTGTTTTTCAGTTACTCTGCATTCTTTAGTAACCATCAAAATCAGACTGGCAGTACAAAAGAGTTTGATGTGTTTTGGCAGCCACTTTGGTGCCTTGCAACGTTCAACACTCCCACTCCCCCCAAAACAACCAAACACCAAGAAAAAGCATCATTTTATCCCAGGCACTCAGGTTCTTTGTCTTTGCAACTCAGGATGCATCCTAGTACTCTTCTGTAGTATAAAAATTTCTGGCCAGAGTTTAAGccccaaatgaaaaaaatctttataatgACACATCTGAGAAACCTGCTTAAAGGAATTCAAAGCATCTCGGGAGATAGACATCAATTCTGATCAATGAAACTGCCACCTGGTCGTATTTCTCTAGCAAGTAATTACCACCTGCCATTTCCCTTGTCCTCCAAAGTAACAAGGCCTGCTCCTAAACAAAACACGAGTGTCTCACCAAACCAGTGTCTCAAGAATGCCGTACACAGCACTGTTCAAGGGTTGATTTATGCAGGCTTTTAGCTGTCTTTTCCACTTGAACATCATCTTTCACAAGTCCCATCCGGTAATTTACAGTTGGAGATGTAAAGCACCACAGCCTGTATGTTTGCTGAGCGCAGAGCACAGAACGAGGAGCGATGTCAGAACGGGAAGCGACTGGCTTGGTTTTGGGTTTCTGGGCTGCAAAACTACATGCTCGgttaaagaagcagcagaagaaaatctatAAGACAGCAGTGAAACCCATTAGCTGAACAGTCCACCTGATTTTTAACCTTAGTAAGTCTCAAATACTCCTCAGTTATCATTTGAGCCAGAGCAATCACTTCCATACACTGATAAAGTGCTTATATAGTCAGCTTCTGGGACAAACCTCCTCTAAAAAACAAAGCTTGGCTCTTAAAAACTAATTGCTAATTAAGAGCTTACCTCGTTCAATGTCATCCATAGGAGAAGAcagaaacatcttttcttttggcGGAGAATTTTTAACGTTGTTTGGAGTCTTGGTTGCATGTCgcatttgctgctgttgctgctcgATACGAGACTGGACCTTGCTGCTTCCTTCAGCTctgtgtgaaaaaataaaatcaagttacTCTAGATGACAAGACGCAAGGAAAAAGGCAGGAATACTGTACCTTAAGTTACAGAATTATTTGTCTCACGCTTTTCTAAATAGCATCAGTAGATTTCTAAGTATATTATTTTACTGGCATgtaattagatttattttatttttaaatacggTGCCAATAATTTGTAAACTCTTTGTTAGTTGATTTGTTATAATACCCAGCTACCCAGGAACACTTCATAGCAATTCTGCTGAAAGCAAGTTCTGTGGattcagcagcagagaaaaaataacaaacacgtatggggaaaaaaaacaagccactACCATTACTGAAAacagtcaattaaaaaaaaaattgcaagtcAGGATAACTACTGACTACTGGAAGTAGGGAAACTACTTttccaaagagattttttttctcctctgtgttcATCAGGTAATTGTTACCACCTCTTAATAACAAGACATCTTttagtcaaagaaaaaaatcctatttcttcCGCTGGTCAGCACTCAGAAGCTGCAAAGTCAGTGTGTTGAGCAGAGGCCTTTTACCCTGCTGAAGAAGGCTGGGGACCTtctaaaaatgctgctttgatAAGAACAgtcatgggctgcagcatcaCACAATGTAGACCTAGGAACAAACTGATTTTCGTAATGATTAAAGGATAGCTGCTGCTCCTGTAAATCACCCACCTCGTTT from Aythya fuligula isolate bAytFul2 chromosome 6, bAytFul2.pri, whole genome shotgun sequence harbors:
- the EAF2 gene encoding ELL-associated factor 2 — encoded protein: MNGAAPPPLLEPKERVLKLGETFEKQPRCAFHTVRYDFKPASIDTSCEGDLEVGKGEQVTITLPNIEGSTPPVTVFKGSKKPYLKECILIINHDTGECRLEKLSSNITVKKTRAEGSSKVQSRIEQQQQQMRHATKTPNNVKNSPPKEKMFLSSPMDDIERELKAEASIMDQLSSSDSSSDSKSSSSSSSSSENSSSDSEDEEAKPSLPLSMPYLQPQPTVSAIPQQAVPDKDASHNRSQESSGHMMNTLRNDLQLSESGSDSDD